One region of Eupeodes corollae chromosome 1, idEupCoro1.1, whole genome shotgun sequence genomic DNA includes:
- the LOC129940095 gene encoding homeobox protein Hmx, protein MSSSEADVDISVVSSPEPSPQGCGNGGDEESPCRLNMGPSVTSTPISSNHNTTTPAQHASVTSVVHPLHHHLTLSHPVLHHPGLIVSPSNFSHLHSQSHQHAHPQLHQHHGVHLTAAAAAAAVAAAAASAASHMNPASASGPSPISSSQPKSDLKVEPSDAATGKFDDRDSNSINCNSNNRTNCNDSSSKSTTGNGYTSFSISSILSRNDSIKKSNSVVLNNNNNSSLFSPIPQLPQSGGSNGPQDAAMLSRLGIISQWGALAGRYAALCPPGWPWAPQRMPFHSPTHDSSSTNTTENPSPSLSPLPSNTKSPSPHNNNHHHNHSSYIQSSNESDDESQEIIEEDDGCNTDGPSDGSSPHGGDSSNQTKRKKKTRTVFSRAQVFQLESTFDMKRYLSSSERAGLAASLRLTETQVKIWFQNRRNKWKRQLAAELEAANIANMAHAAQRLVRVPVLYHDGSSTGFVPPPPPHHHGAPMYYTRNGSPPRPPLSSLV, encoded by the exons atgTCCTCATCTGAAGCTGATGTTGATATAAGTGTAGTTTCAAGTCCGGAACCAAGTCCGCAAGGCTGTGGAAATGGCGGTGATGAAGAGAGCCCTTGTCGGTTAAATATGGGCCCGTCGGTAACGTCAACGCCTATTAGCAGTAACCACAATACAACAACGCCCGCTCAGCATGCATCAGTGACATCAGTTGTGCATCCTTTACATCATCACCTAACACTAAGTCATCCGGTATTGCACCACCCAGGCCTGATAGTTAGTCCTAGTAATTTTAGTCATTTACACAGTCAATCGCATCAACATGCGCATCCTCAATTGCATCAACACCATGGAGTTCACCTGACAGCTGCAGCAGCGGCGGCCGCAGTAGCAGCAGCTGCCGCTAGTGCTGCTTCTCACATGAATCCTGCAAGTGCGTCAGGTCCATCACCAATATCTTCATCACAGCCAAAATCCGATCTAAAAGTTGAGCCTTCTGATGCAGCGACGGGGAAATTCGATGATCGAGATTCAAATAGCATTAATTGTAATAGCAACAACAGAACTAACTGCAACGATTCGAGTAGTAAATCAACGACGGGTAATGGATATACAAGCTTTTCCATATCAAGTATTCTGAGCCGTAacgattcaattaaaaaatcgaatagtgtagtacttaataataataataattcatcaTTATTCTCACCAATACCACAATTACCACAGTCTGGTGGTTCTAATGGACCTCAAGATGCGGCAATGTTATCAAG atTGGGGATCATATCACAATGGGGAGCTTTAGCTGGACGGTATGCGGCGTTATGCCCACCAGGTTGGCCCTGGGCGCCACAACGAATGCCATTTCATAGTCCTACTCACG ACAGTTCATCCACAAATACTACTGAAAATCCATCACCTTCCCTCAGTCCGTTACCGTCGAACACAAAGTCACCCTCGCCTCATAACAACAATCACCATCACAACCACTCCAGTTATATCCAGAGCTCCAACGAATCTGATGATGAAAGCCAAGAAATCATTGAAGAAGACGATGGCTGCAATACTGATGGACCATCAGATGGTTCCTCGCCACATGGTGGCGACAGCTCGAACCAGACAAAACGGAAAAAGAAGACTAGGACTGTTTTCTCGAGAGCACAGGTCTTTCAACTGGAGTCAACCTTTGACATGAAGCGATACCTAAGCTCATCGGAACGAGCCGGTTTAGCTGCTTCATTGCGCCTAACGGAGACCCAGGTGAAAATATGGTTCCAGAACCGTCGCAACAAATGGAAACGACAACTTGCTGCCGAACTTGAAGCAGCCAATATAGCAAATATGGCGCATGCGGCCCAAAGGCTTGTACGGGTTCCGGTACTCTATCACGATGGTTCGAGCACGGGGTTCGTACCCCCTCCGCCGCCGCATCACCACGGCGCTCCAATGTATTATACAAGAAATGGCAGCCCACCTAGACCGCCATTGTCATCGCTTGTATAG